One window of Vanessa cardui chromosome 5, ilVanCard2.1, whole genome shotgun sequence genomic DNA carries:
- the LOC124529769 gene encoding zinc finger protein 708-like yields MNVCRICLTLAVEKDISLLPDLLEEDTRTYSDILLFCLGIQVQTESKLTSKLCETCFLNILSFYKFKTLALKNDEYLRSLQEKEQKTEVFIIDDIKKEESDNFLDDDTQRDTDFKLALDVKDENNLEELQSDDELLSVIKQLKYENTIGESKENEHVSPNKMKKIKSKKLKKDLEKPNQMCEECGKTVRNLKEHMFQHKPLLIRKRYKCKACDKMFSSCSSRLKHYKIKHLGIKKHCDECNKDVVNLNSHRMVVHKTALLPFECVPCGRRFISKSLRDQHTLIHTKDRPHECDQCDKAFRSTIALTQHKRQVHDKEKTHLCQFCSKRFFKKYHLQIHIRSHSKERPYECPDCGKFFSTTSILKNHRLIHADVKMFACELCDMTFCKPGYLRNHMICHTKEKRYSCKYCGLLFGRSDHRLRHERTAHERHVLPTA; encoded by the exons ATGAACGTTTGCCGAATTTGTCTTACACTCGCCGTCGAAAAAGACATAAGCCTTTTACCTGACCTACTGGAAGAAGACACTCGAACATATTCAGATATTCTGTTATTTTGCTTAGGCATACAG GTCCAAACAGAGTCAAAACTGACATCGAAATTATGCGAAACATGTTTTTTGAACATACTGTCgttctataaatttaaaacattagccTTAAAAAATGATGAATACCTACGATCACTTCAAGAGAAAGAACAAAAGACTGAAGTATTTATAATAGACGatattaaaaaagaagaatCGGATAACTTTTTGGATGATGATACACAACGAGATACCGATTTTAAATTAGCATTAGACGTTAAAGACGAAAATAATTTGGAGGAACTCCAGTCCGATGATGAGCTTCTCAgtgttataaaacaattaaaatatgagAATACAATAGGGGAAAGTAAAGAAAATG aaCATGTGTCaccaaacaaaatgaaaaagattaaaagcaaaaaattaaaaaaagatttggaAAAACCTAACCAGATGTGTGAAGAGTGTGGTAAGACAGTGCGGAACTTGAAAGAACACATGTTCCAACACAAGCCACTGCTCATAAGGAAGAGGTACAAATGCAAAGCCTGTGATAAGATGTTCTCTAGCTGCAGTTCACGACTGaaacattataaaatcaaacatcTAGGTATTAAAAAGCACTGTGATGAATGTAATAAAG atgttgttaatttaaattcacatCGTATGGTGGTTCATAAAACAGCACTACTACCATTTGAATGTGTTCCATGTGGCCGAAGATTTATATCCAAGTCATTACGAGATCAGCATACTCTCATCCATACCAAGGACAGACCTCATGAATGTGATCAGTGCGACAAAGCCTTTAGAAGTACTATTGCTTTGACTCAACACAA gcgGCAAGTACATGATAAGGAGAAAACCCATCTGTGTCAGTTTTGCTCAAAAAGGTTTTTTAAGAAGTatcatttacaaatacatataag GAGTCATTCAAAGGAGAGGCCATATGAATGCCCAGACTGCGGGAAGTTCTTCTCTACAACGTCAATACTAAAGAACCACAGGCTAATACACGCAGACGTCAAGATGTTCGCCTGTGAACTTTGTGATATGACATTTTGCAAACCTgg GTACTTACGGAACCACATGATCTGCCACACGAAGGAGAAGCGTTACTCGTGCAAGTACTGCGGGTTGTTGTTCGGGCGCTCCGACCACCGCCTGCGACACGAGCGCACCGCGCACGAGCGCCACGTGTTACCCACCGCCTGA